A window of the Ammoniphilus oxalaticus genome harbors these coding sequences:
- a CDS encoding YheC/YheD family protein, whose amino-acid sequence MNNTWLGIMTVYAPTQPPFPEKAFFRTLIQAGTREGISVIVFHPNQVDFQSRTVRGYTWDDTSKWSTVTAPIPNYIYDRCFYSGRTYNQQHKPAVAKLLQDPSIRFLGVGLKGKLQMFNTLKEHPSLRQFLPPTEVYSSSAQLVEWLERFPSIILKPINGSLGIGVLKVARTAQSLRVEGRGRRNALIRRSFPSIQQFSSFFHSYARSWKYLIQPYLTLRNKEEVPFDIRLLTQKDGSGQWATTGKAIRVGAKQSITSNLHGGGKALPFNEFMLANYTSTQIKTIKEQLHIIETMLPAYLERQHGPLVELGIDVGIDREHKVWLIEVNSKPGREIFDRLNEKETALLSKLNPLFYTKYLMDSRGHLQRVSQRSKTRQRRKRNTGRKRT is encoded by the coding sequence ATGAACAATACTTGGCTAGGAATTATGACCGTATATGCGCCAACTCAACCGCCCTTTCCCGAAAAAGCCTTTTTTAGAACCCTGATTCAAGCTGGAACGCGAGAAGGAATCTCTGTTATCGTCTTCCATCCCAATCAAGTCGATTTTCAGTCACGAACAGTCCGTGGGTACACATGGGATGATACGAGCAAATGGAGCACAGTCACCGCTCCGATCCCGAATTACATTTATGACCGCTGTTTTTATTCTGGCAGAACGTACAACCAACAACATAAACCAGCCGTCGCAAAATTGTTACAAGATCCATCTATTCGTTTTTTGGGCGTTGGCTTAAAAGGAAAACTACAAATGTTTAACACCTTGAAGGAGCATCCATCACTTCGCCAATTTCTCCCGCCAACAGAAGTCTACTCCTCTTCAGCTCAACTCGTAGAATGGTTGGAACGGTTCCCATCTATCATTTTAAAACCGATTAACGGTTCTCTTGGGATTGGCGTATTAAAAGTAGCCCGAACCGCTCAATCACTCCGTGTTGAAGGGAGAGGGAGACGGAATGCGCTCATCCGTAGAAGCTTCCCTTCTATCCAACAATTCAGCTCATTTTTCCACTCTTATGCGCGTAGCTGGAAATATCTAATCCAACCCTACCTTACCCTCCGCAACAAAGAAGAGGTTCCCTTTGACATTCGCCTATTAACGCAAAAAGATGGATCGGGACAGTGGGCGACAACGGGCAAGGCGATTCGGGTTGGCGCCAAGCAGAGTATCACTTCTAATCTCCACGGCGGCGGCAAAGCCTTACCTTTCAACGAATTTATGCTCGCTAACTATACTTCGACTCAAATAAAAACCATTAAGGAACAATTGCATATTATAGAAACAATGTTACCCGCCTATTTAGAACGACAACACGGACCTTTAGTTGAATTAGGAATCGATGTTGGGATCGACCGCGAGCATAAGGTCTGGTTAATTGAAGTCAATTCAAAACCCGGCCGGGAAATTTTTGATCGCTTAAACGAAAAAGAAACAGCATTACTTTCAAAGCTAAATCCGCTGTTTTACACTAAATATTTAATGGATTCACGCGGGCATTTACAGCGTGTTTCGCAACGTTCAAAAACACGACAACGTCGCAAGAGAAACACGGGTAGAAAAAGGACCTAA
- a CDS encoding YheC/YheD family protein, whose amino-acid sequence MSKVCAGIQVDEHSDFPSGTNLLISSKLQHLLQLPRSPLTIHLGQRKSSSRVQTFTSQSFLIRIRKDLAEQLCIPNGIQLNIQYEPKSRRIYLGPVFGVLITSLIRTPEGIFGSASLFCKELVQEAKSKGILAYIFTLNDVDQQNQTVNGWTWMNGKWVQRRLPSPDSIYNRLASRKSENKPENQAIIESFKKKGIHYFNEHFLNKWQVHEALSKNPQVSAYLPGTTLFKGFSTIKEAVSRYPQVYLKPANGSLGKGIYRISRTGKGFTCQYSTMAGTVQKTYSSLAKLHASIGPRISKFPYLVQQGLRLIRINGNPLDFRSLAQKDRTGKWIVTSIVGRIGQSQSIVSNLARGGTIMSVGEALAAAGPWSGTRPTRNQLSQTSRLLAEGLEAELEGHFGELGIDLAVDTSGRIWLLEINAKPSKNDDQVLSEQTKTRPSVKKLLDYSLFLKNMTKSTSNANKASLIALRRKRNQKKRRKR is encoded by the coding sequence ATGTCAAAAGTTTGCGCCGGAATACAAGTGGATGAACATTCGGACTTCCCTTCTGGGACGAACCTACTGATTAGTTCAAAGCTTCAACATTTGCTGCAACTCCCGCGTTCCCCCCTTACAATTCACCTGGGACAAAGAAAGAGCTCAAGCAGAGTTCAAACATTCACAAGTCAATCTTTTTTAATTCGGATACGTAAGGATCTGGCAGAACAGTTATGTATTCCGAATGGAATTCAGCTAAATATTCAGTATGAACCAAAAAGTAGGAGAATTTACCTTGGTCCGGTTTTCGGTGTTCTGATCACAAGTTTAATTCGTACCCCCGAAGGGATCTTCGGGTCCGCCTCTTTATTTTGCAAGGAACTTGTTCAGGAGGCGAAGTCAAAAGGAATTCTAGCTTATATCTTTACATTAAACGATGTTGACCAACAAAATCAAACCGTTAACGGATGGACGTGGATGAATGGAAAGTGGGTACAACGACGCTTACCCTCACCAGACAGTATCTATAATCGACTTGCCTCAAGGAAATCAGAAAACAAACCCGAAAATCAAGCAATTATTGAATCTTTCAAGAAAAAAGGGATCCATTACTTCAATGAACACTTCCTTAATAAGTGGCAAGTGCATGAGGCGCTTTCCAAAAATCCGCAAGTATCCGCTTATTTGCCGGGCACCACGTTATTTAAAGGATTTAGCACGATAAAAGAAGCCGTTTCGCGCTATCCTCAAGTGTATCTAAAACCGGCAAACGGCAGTCTGGGCAAAGGGATTTACCGCATTTCAAGAACTGGAAAGGGTTTTACGTGCCAGTATTCCACAATGGCCGGCACTGTTCAAAAAACGTATTCTAGCCTTGCCAAACTACACGCGTCGATCGGTCCGCGTATTTCTAAGTTCCCTTATTTGGTTCAACAAGGATTGCGACTGATTCGCATTAATGGAAACCCGCTTGATTTTAGATCGCTCGCTCAAAAAGATCGTACGGGTAAGTGGATCGTGACCTCGATTGTCGGTCGGATTGGGCAAAGTCAAAGCATCGTCTCTAACCTTGCGCGCGGCGGAACGATCATGTCTGTAGGGGAAGCTTTAGCGGCAGCGGGACCGTGGAGCGGAACGAGGCCGACACGAAATCAACTTTCCCAAACTTCCAGGTTGCTTGCCGAAGGGCTGGAAGCTGAATTAGAAGGACATTTCGGTGAGTTAGGGATCGATCTCGCTGTCGATACGAGCGGACGAATTTGGTTGTTAGAAATCAATGCGAAACCGTCCAAAAATGATGATCAAGTACTTTCAGAACAAACAAAAACGAGACCTTCCGTAAAGAAGTTGCTCGATTATAGCCTATTTTTAAAAAACATGACAAAATCTACTTCCAATGCGAATAAAGCAAGCCTGATTGCGTTGCGACGGAAACGTAATCAAAAAAAACGGAGGAAAAGGTGA
- a CDS encoding DUF445 family protein: MAWPILFLIQITIGALIGGLTNELAIRMLFRPYKAYYIGKWRVPFTPGLIPKRHEELAFQMGKLVENFLITPDGVRSMLEKGEVKQEVIEWLLRKMDELEDSEDTVEVVLAKWGISLDSQLEEATKQQLKALIMKQLADHADRPLEEVLPYGIKQQLELKLGEISPILLKKFGGFLASDEGTVFIRQMLGQLAGGLGMLGGLASMLLSDEKVVNKVRHSLVDAFENKELQAKLSGLIQQEIQKAYKRNVDEVVEWIGKERVADGIQFAVDKVVAFDQLRNLKVNQLLSAMLPLLRAKVPSVINRLFDWAESHLEQGLKKINLTAIAARQVENFPVHMLERMIVSITGKELKMITVLGALLGGVIGAIQALLVLWLS, encoded by the coding sequence ATGGCGTGGCCTATTTTGTTTTTAATACAGATTACGATCGGGGCGTTGATCGGGGGACTGACTAATGAATTGGCGATTCGGATGCTTTTTCGTCCGTATAAAGCGTACTATATTGGCAAGTGGAGAGTGCCTTTTACACCAGGGTTAATTCCAAAACGGCATGAAGAGCTCGCTTTTCAGATGGGGAAATTGGTAGAGAACTTTTTAATTACGCCGGATGGCGTTCGAAGTATGTTAGAAAAGGGAGAAGTAAAGCAGGAAGTTATTGAGTGGCTGTTGCGTAAAATGGATGAACTAGAGGATTCAGAAGATACGGTGGAAGTGGTGTTAGCTAAATGGGGCATTTCCTTAGATAGCCAATTAGAAGAGGCGACAAAGCAACAACTTAAAGCGTTGATCATGAAGCAACTTGCTGATCATGCGGATCGCCCGCTTGAAGAGGTTTTACCGTATGGGATCAAACAGCAACTCGAATTGAAGCTAGGAGAAATCTCTCCCATTCTATTAAAGAAGTTTGGCGGGTTCCTTGCATCTGATGAAGGAACGGTCTTTATTCGGCAGATGTTAGGTCAGCTGGCTGGCGGGCTCGGTATGCTTGGGGGACTCGCTTCGATGCTTTTGTCGGATGAAAAGGTTGTTAACAAGGTAAGGCATTCGCTCGTTGACGCATTTGAGAATAAAGAGCTTCAGGCCAAGTTGTCTGGTTTGATTCAACAGGAAATTCAAAAGGCATATAAACGGAATGTGGACGAGGTCGTTGAGTGGATTGGAAAAGAGAGGGTAGCCGATGGCATTCAGTTTGCGGTTGACAAAGTCGTTGCGTTTGATCAGCTTCGGAATCTGAAAGTCAATCAATTGTTGAGCGCTATGCTGCCGTTGCTGCGCGCAAAAGTCCCTAGCGTTATAAACCGCTTATTTGATTGGGCTGAGTCCCATTTGGAACAAGGGTTGAAAAAAATCAACCTCACAGCGATCGCGGCCCGTCAGGTTGAAAACTTTCCTGTCCATATGTTGGAGCGGATGATCGTTAGCATCACAGGGAAGGAACTTAAAATGATTACGGTGCTGGGAGCGTTGTTAGGAGGGGTGATCGGGGCGATTCAAGCATTGCTTGTGCTGTGGCTTAGTTAG
- a CDS encoding metal-dependent hydrolase, with the protein MKIIFHGHSTVQITTQDHSIIIDPFLENNPAAKAKAADIKVDYILLTHGHADHIEDAASIAKNNDATIIATYELANYFGWQGCKTQPLNIGGTFPLPFGSVKLTQAFHSSGLIENDKQEIIYMGMPTGLLLTIEGKTLYHAGDTALFGDMKMIGELHDIDLAFLPIGDLFTMGPEDAVHAAQWLQAKQVLPIHYNTFDFIKQDGAAYIEKLKEYGIGGQVIQPGESITFI; encoded by the coding sequence ATGAAAATTATTTTTCATGGACATTCAACAGTTCAAATTACGACGCAGGATCATTCAATCATTATCGATCCATTTTTGGAAAACAACCCAGCTGCCAAGGCAAAAGCGGCAGACATAAAAGTAGATTATATTTTGCTGACTCATGGACATGCAGACCATATCGAGGATGCCGCATCGATTGCGAAGAACAATGATGCAACCATTATCGCCACGTATGAACTTGCTAATTATTTTGGGTGGCAGGGTTGTAAGACACAACCACTAAATATAGGGGGGACATTTCCGCTCCCGTTTGGCAGTGTAAAACTGACTCAAGCTTTTCACAGCTCAGGTTTAATCGAGAATGACAAGCAGGAAATCATCTACATGGGGATGCCAACAGGTTTGTTGCTAACAATCGAAGGCAAAACATTGTACCATGCTGGAGATACCGCTTTATTTGGAGACATGAAAATGATTGGCGAACTTCACGACATTGACCTTGCTTTTTTACCAATCGGAGATTTATTCACGATGGGACCCGAAGATGCCGTTCATGCGGCGCAGTGGTTACAGGCTAAGCAAGTTTTACCGATTCATTACAATACATTTGATTTTATTAAACAAGATGGCGCCGCTTATATCGAAAAGTTGAAAGAGTATGGGATTGGCGGACAAGTGATTCAACCAGGGGAAAGCATCACGTTCATTTAA